The Catenulispora sp. MAP5-51 DNA window GACCGACGTCACCCGGAACTCCGCGTGCTTCTTGTCCGCGCGGTCCACGATCACCGTCGCGCCGGGCTGCACGTTCCCCAGCGGGTAGAACACCGCGCGGCCGTAGTCGGTGTCGACGTGCCCGACGATCACCGCCGCGCCGCGCTCCCCCGGCGTCGGGTCGCCGGTGAACCAGCCCGCCTCGGTCGGGACCGACATCGGCGGCACCGCGACGGCGCCGTCCCGGTCCAGGCCCAGCCGGATCAGCGGCGCGTCGATGCCCACCGAGGGGACCCGGACCCGCAGCGGCACCGAGCGCGGCAGCGGCGCGGCAGCCGGACCCGACCAGCTGCCGAACAGCGCGCCCCGGGTCGGCGACGGCGGCCCGGACAGCGCGGTGATGCCGCTGCCCAGCAGCTTCACGCCGACCAGCGCGACGGCCGCCGCGACGACGATCTTCAGTCCCTTGCGCCGGACGCGGGGCCGGCCGCCGTCCGGCACCGCCGCCGCAGTGTGCGGGCCCGGAGCGGCGCCTGCGCCGCCCGGGCCCGTCGCCCGCGAGGGGTCAGCCGGCATGCGTGCCGTCGGCCCCGCGGCGGCGCATGCTCCACAGGCCGTAGCCGATGCCGCCGGCCACCAGCGCGATGCCGCCGGCGGTCATGCCCAGGTCGCCCTTCATCACCGAACCGCCGCCGCCGGCCTTGGGCGGGTTGGTCGGGGTGGGGTTCACGCCGCCGAAGATCGTGATGCTGGTGACGCCGTTCAGGCTGTTGGAGCCGGTGCCGCAGGTGACGTTCACCGACCACTGGCCGTTCTGCGCGTCGGAGACGATGGTCGCGGTGCCGGCCAGGCCCGCGCCCTTGGGATTGCGGGTCAGCGAGACCGAGCCGTTGTTGGTGAACACCGAGGAGGTCGCGGTCCCGGAGTCCGGCTGGATGCAGGTCGGGACGGTGATCAGGACCTGCTGGCCGGGCTTGGCCGCGCTGGGGTTCAGCTCCACCGCCGGGCCGCTGAGGCCGCTGCCGCTGGTGGCGCTGGTGGTGCTGGTCGCGGTGCTCCCGGCCACGCTGGTGCCGGTGCCGCCGGCCACGCTGGCGACGTTGTTCAGCGCGCTCTGCACGCCCGAGATGCCGCTGGAAACACTCTGATAGCCGTTCTGCAGGCTCTGGACGCCGTTGGACACCGTCGACACGCCGTTCGTGGCGCTGTTCACGAGGTCTCCGGCGCTGGCGTGCGAGTTCATCATCCACAACAGCGCGACCGCGCCACCGCCCACCACCAGGGTCTTCATCCCGAACATCGCGGGGGCCTCCTGTCGTCCACGGATCCGTCAGGGTTCGAAGCGGCAAAAGCTGGGAACGTTGGACCCCGGCGGGGTACACCTTCCAGATCCATCGATACCGTCGCGGAAGGGGTTTCACGTGTTGAGCAGCGCATTTTCGCCCGGATGGCGCAGGAGGTCACCCGGACGCCGAGATTCCACCCTCTGGATACCTCTCGTTCACGCCCCCGTGTCAGGCTGAGAATCATGACCGGTCCGGCTCCCGAAACGCGCTTCCTGGACCGGGAGATCTCCTGGCTTCGGTTCAACGAACGTGTCCTGGAACTCGCCCAGGACTCCGCCCAAGTCCCGCTGCTGGAGCGCGCCCGGTTCCTGGCGATCTTCGCCTCCAACCTGGACGAGTTCTACATGGTCCGGGTCGCGGGCCTGCGCCGGCGGCTGGCCACCGGCGTGGCCACCACCTCGGCCTCCGGCCTGCCGCCGGTCGAGGTGCTGCGCCGCATCCTGGCCGAGACCCGGGAGCTGATGGACCGGCACGCCGCGGTCTTCCAGCAGGAACTGCGCCCCGAGCTCTCCGCGGTCGGGATCGACATCATCCGCTGGGGCGACCTCGGCCCCGAGGAGCGGGAGAAGCTCTTCCAGCTGTTCCGCTACCAGCTGTTCCCGGTGCTGACGCCGCTGGCCGTGGACCCGGCGCACCCGTTCCCGTACATCTCCGGCCTGTCGCTGAACCTGGCCGTCTCGCTGCGCGACCCGGACACCGGGCAGGAGCACTTCGCCCGGGTGAAGGTGCCGCCGCTGCTGCCGCGGTTCATCGAGGCCGACTCCGGCCGCTACGTCCCCGTCGAGGACGTCATCGCCGCGCACCTGGAGCTGCTGTTCCCGGGCATGGAGATCCTGGACCACCACGCCTTCCGGGTCACCCGCAACGAGGACCTGGAAGTCGAGGCCGACACCGACGAGAACCTGCTGCAGGCCCTGGAGCGCGAGCTCATGCGCCGCCGCTTCGGGCCGCCGGTGCGCCTGGAGGTCGACGAGAACATCCGGCCGCAGGTGCTGGACCTGCTGATCCGCGAGCTGGACATCAACGAGAACGAGGTCTTCAAGCTCTC harbors:
- a CDS encoding class F sortase: MPADPSRATGPGGAGAAPGPHTAAAVPDGGRPRVRRKGLKIVVAAAVALVGVKLLGSGITALSGPPSPTRGALFGSWSGPAAAPLPRSVPLRVRVPSVGIDAPLIRLGLDRDGAVAVPPMSVPTEAGWFTGDPTPGERGAAVIVGHVDTDYGRAVFYPLGNVQPGATVIVDRADKKHAEFRVTSVEVVDKNRFPAGRVYGSDDSGTPQLRIITCGGAFDGQHYADNLVVYTQLVGVTG
- a CDS encoding RNA degradosome polyphosphate kinase — encoded protein: MIAVLQALDAVGHRRHAVRGAVHEVSGAGVRVHHPQQRDRATAHHQGLHPEHRGGLLSSTDPSGFEAAKAGNVGPRRGTPSRSIDTVAEGVSRVEQRIFARMAQEVTRTPRFHPLDTSRSRPRVRLRIMTGPAPETRFLDREISWLRFNERVLELAQDSAQVPLLERARFLAIFASNLDEFYMVRVAGLRRRLATGVATTSASGLPPVEVLRRILAETRELMDRHAAVFQQELRPELSAVGIDIIRWGDLGPEEREKLFQLFRYQLFPVLTPLAVDPAHPFPYISGLSLNLAVSLRDPDTGQEHFARVKVPPLLPRFIEADSGRYVPVEDVIAAHLELLFPGMEILDHHAFRVTRNEDLEVEADTDENLLQALERELMRRRFGPPVRLEVDENIRPQVLDLLIRELDINENEVFKLSAPLDLTGLNQIADIGRSGEYSELRFKSFVTKTHPDLADEGPGKPADVFAAIRRRDILLHHPYDSFATSVQAFLEQAAEDPHVLAIKQTLYRTSGDSPIIDALIDAAEAGKQVLVLVEIKARFDEHANISWARKLEQAGCHVVYGLIGLKTHCKLSLVVRREGGFLRRYSHVGTGNYNPKTARLYEDLGLLTCDNEIGADLSDLFNRLSGYAHPTKFGRLLTAPNALRPGLLELIHAQREKAEAGQSSRIRIKVNSIVDEILIDALYEASQAGVPVEVWVRGICALRPGVEGMSENIRVRSILGRFLEHSRAFVFGTDEEAQVWIGSSDLMHRNLDRRVEALVRLVEPVQRRAISALFDLAMDPKTAAWDLGGDGTWTRSEYAEDGSPLADLQNTLIAERADWWSRRTG